The sequence TTATCCAATTCAATTATTGACAACACATGGCCCTCTCTAAGATTTAAAAGGCCTTTCAAGACCATCATTATAGGCTAATTTTTTGAAACTTAGAAGGGAATTATATGAAGTACTCTCAAGCTTTAAAACGATCCATAGATATTTCCTCTAATCTCAATTTGTCTACTCAATTTTATTGTGATTCTCCACTCAAGTTTTATGAGCTTATTATTTTATGCTTATGCAAATGACTAATGAGAAGTTCCATGACCTTTAAAGCTTCCCCTATGAGTTCTTTAAAGCTAGTAGCATTTGACTACTCTAAGCTTGTTGTAACTCTACAAGGAAGCTCTTCTAAAAAATTGCTTGGATAAAGACAACAATTAAAATAATATCAAGTTGATAGGTCTAAGGCTTATGATCATAAATCAATTTCCAACTAGAATTTGTGTCAAAGTAGTGAGCCAATTCATATTGATAATGACCATAATAAAAAAAATCTTGTCATGATTTTATGGTGGCAATGTCCAtgctaattttttatatttttttaatgtattgGTTTTTCTACTATCTTTCAATCTTCTATCGCTCTTAATGGAAGCACCCATGGTAAAAAAATGTTTACTATATTAGCTAATTGTAGTTCTAGCTTCCCCATTCATTTTTTTTGTCAAAAGAATGGCCAACTCAATAAATTCGAGAATCCTAAGCGTTTCATTCAATACTAACAAATGAATCAAATGTTATGGATACAGAAATTTAATTCTGCAAAATTAACTAATACTCTAGAATAAATTATTTACAATGTGTTAGTTCCCTCCCCCGCAATTTTCTCCTTTGAGTGTTCATACTCGCGGCTTGCCTTTTTTGTGCCATTACTTTCGTCGGGTCATTTGTTTTGCTtcgtacttgaaccattgaaatatttctaaaaagttcaaaaggttcaaggttcaaagcgcgtTTAGAAGAGAGTCATTTGTGGTCTTTGTCGTTGCGTGAGCAAGTGCGCTTTTGTTTTTTGTCTTGAAGTTTTGAACCCATTGaactttttgtcaaatggttcaaggtttaAAATGCCTTTTGTGAGTCGCGACAATGTATCGTTATATAACGAGCGTGGGTCCATATGTTTTAGGTTGATTtgcggtcttgaaccttgaacaaAATCTCAAGCGGTTCAAAGGGTTCAAGGTTCTTGTTTAATAGTCCTTGTTGTTGCTTGTTCCTGGTATTGTTGTGTGTGCCACTCACTCATTGTTATATttcttaaatgaacttgaaccattgaactttttgtcaaatggttcaaggttcatgagttcatttcaaaactaactctaaggctttttggatgaaaatgaaagtggcacgacaagaaggaatattccctttttAGGAGTCTAAAATTTtgaatatggaaagtaatcatgagtgcatcgAACTACTTGTGtgaaagtgatggataattaagaaggtgtcagattttGGTCATTTCACTGTTACTTTGCATGCTCAGGTAAATCATGATGAATTGTGTGTGGCTTTATCAATATTTTCCtgtctgattgaaggaaatgtatgaatttatttccatagttgAGAAGGTTGTAGTTtccatacttgagcaaattggaggcaTCGAAGGTAAAACTAGCTCTGATTTCTTGAGGAATTTACAGTTTTCATTGTGGTAATGGGTAAGCTCAGATGATTCTTCCTAAGCTATGTTTCTTTAAGTTTTGAAGATTTATCGGTATAGAAAGAAAAATCTCTAAATTATTGGAGTAAGATTCTACCTTGTTTTAGGATTTCTTGGTTAAgagtatagataggcagtatgaggccaatGTTGCCAAAGCTTGGTCGGACCTCGTGTCTAGTGAGTATTTCACCAGAATTAGAAGACACCTCCTTGGTTCACGTAGATTTAGGGGAATTCCTAGAAAGATCCAAGAACCCTCTAACCGGTTCATTGATGGAGAAAATAGTTaaaagtggtcttgtggaagctgttgTGCTCCCGCTTGTCGCACCATGTTCAGATTTAGTGATGCATCAGAACTGGTAATGGTGAGTTGCTAGTCAGTATCAATAGAGAAACGGTAATGGCGGCAATGGGTATTTCGCACAAAGACAAATATGAGGACTGGACCATGGGGAATTCGTATGCATATTTCTTGGAAAAGAAGAGGAAGTACAGGCACGTAATTACTAGAAATTGGCTCCTGAAAATTCAGAAAGGAGGGTCATGGTTACAAAAGCCCCTGAttagagagcacttcatcacaaaAGTGCGGGATATTATCATACTTTTAAACAgagtgaagggaaactcacattccttctactaggaggattggatgtactttttcattcaAGTGGTTTTATCTGGTGATAGGTATCTAGATTGGTCTCAGTTAATTGCATAGAGACTTCATGAAGGATTGAGCAATTTTGTGGGGATGTGAgggttttatatgtcttcttatcttttctacattttAGCTTTCACAAGGGATTGGCCTGGTCTACCTAATGAACCTTGGATAAatgggatgagggtgtataattaTTACCCCCTGTTATACCAGCAGAGACATGTCGAGCAAATTGATAGGTGAAATGGAGTCTTTGTGGGAAGACTTGCCTTTGAGCTCCAGGGTGATGCGAACAGGAGAATGTATGTTGAAGAAATGAAATTCGTGAGCATATATGGTAGcttatttattcaatttcctaggttcacttacCTCCGGGTAAGTGGTTTTGGGGGCCAACCATTCAAGCTGCTTAGGTATGCTTTTAACAGTTATGTGCTTATAGAGGTAAGTAGGCAGCTagcctacattgataaaagattgggAACAAAGGGCAAGTCTGGAGTTGTATTCCATGTTGAACTCGGATACTATAGCTACAAATTTGTATCAGACACCCTGAACTTGGAACTAGAATTGAAAAGGATGAACTTGTAGCCATATGTGACAAGGCGAAAGTTTGATAGTAGGGGCTATGCAATGGAAAACCTAAATGTAGATGGTCATTTTTCTCATGAACCTCAgttagaggattattgggagaattgTAGTGATAAGTATGAGGTAAGGAAGAGATTGTGGTCCAGGTTCACTTTGCAGCAAATAACTACCATGAGGCTTCCAATTAATATATCTGGAGTATCAAAAGATACAGGGGAGGATGTTTTAGATCCTGAATTTGATATAGAGGTTCAAGGAAAACCGATTTCAAAAATTGTTTGGAACAGAAAGGAGGATGACAGTATCCAAACCACAACCTTCAACGTTGTGAGGAGAACATAAagatggttgagaaaccaaaagttTAAGGAGGGACCTCACATGTTCTTGCATGaactaagaattgattcacacgttgtgactcaatctcccatttcttTCACTAACAAAATTGCTAATGCTGCAGATGTTCCAAgacctaattttgagaaaattcAACCTAGGAAATCAAAGAGGTCACCATCCAGTCTCACAGTTCACGGTTGCTCGAGTAACTCGGTCCAAGACTAAAAATAAGAGTAGGGAGCCCTTTCTGAAATAGGTTGTTGTAGACGTAGACCCTAGTGAGGAGCTTGAACAAACAATGGATCCACAGGATCAAGATGACCTCCAGATGCAGGAAATGGACATGAGTAAGGAAGAGGCAATTCGACAAGATCCCATGAACACCTTGGTCATTATCACTTGACTAGACGTATAGACAACTCCACTGCCTAAGGAACTTGCAAACGCACCAAGATGGTTGGAAGTTGTTGTTGGAAAGAAACAAAGTGTGGCACCGGCTACAATCCTaatggaggacatggttagcagatgtttgtgaaaggcgtcaaagccaaagaaactcaaaacacaggCAATGCTTGATGTAGTTGAAGCAACAGGTCACTGGACGACTGAAATAGCCAAACCAATCCTAGGAAAGGATGCAAAGAAAGCTACTGAGGAGCATTTTATATTTGAGAAGATAGATCTAGGAGTTGCTTCATGTGCTATGGATGTTAGGCATTTGGAATCATCCACgaagaggataatttcaagaacGTGGAAGGATGGAAAAGACTAAAGAGAACTAAAACAAGTTGTTACCCAGATGGCTGAATATGTCAATGCCATCCACAATCCAAACCCCTAACTATTATCACAAATACCAGATTCATTCGACCCTAAATCTTCGGCCAACCAGAAAATGCTAGACCAGGTTCAAAGGAATAGGGTAGTtacaaaaatattcaataaatggttggacctAATAATACAATAGGGATCAGATTATATTGTTAATCTGGTGAAAGTTTATAAAGACGTAAAAATTGTGAGCAAGAAGCTAGAACTAGAAATAGTGGTTTGGGAGAAGGAAAGGATCAAATGGGTAATAGtccttgcacaaatgaatgatataCTGAAATATGGGGTGATGAAATTCTTGGCTGACAAACAAGTAGAGAACTTGGATGAAAATGTATTGTATGTGTCAAGGAAGAATGTGGAGTGGTGCAACTCGATCATTAAGCAAGGTCACGAAGAATCTACCAAATTGTTCAGAGGATTAACAACCTTGATTGATACGATGCAGAAGGATGTCAAATGTATTGACATCCAGCTCATAAAGGATGGCGCTAAGACAATTGAGGAAGCTGTGGACATGACCAAGGTATTTCAGGACAGGATTTAATTCATTCAGATGATGAAATCTTTGACCACAgatgacttctcaaaggtggcaagattgaatcaatgctcatagtCTGTTCTAAACATTTGGAGGTTCACAAGGAAAAAGTAACACAGGTAAATATGGACAAAGAGGTGTGGAAGCAGAGAATCCAACACATCGGTCTTTGTTATTTTTAGGTCATCCTGAACTTCACGGCGgcgcacttggaatggcatggttCTGCGACAAAGTAGGACAGATCCATAACCTCCTCTGCCATAATGGAAGCATAGTTGATCTGAAGATGAAGTGTCAGCCTCCTAGTGGTTGTTgatttagttttcttttctattGTTTTAAACGGTTTCTTTCACTTTGATCAAAAGTAAACGTAATttgattatgtaaaaactatgaacctggaggctatttaagctgaaaagcttaTCTTTGTAAGGGTTTCGAAAAATAGTGATTTTGAGGAGCAAAAGATAATATTTTGGTTCTCATATGAATTGTTTGGAAATACAATTGCTAATTATCAATGAAATGCTATGTTATGCAATCTTTAAATCTATGTGTTTGAAGATTAATAATCTTTCTTGAGAAGGTGTTATTGGCATGATATATTTATGTGATCAATTATCCTTGTATTTTCCTTAATTCATGGTTATCGTTAGTTGTTAGAAGACTCATACCTATTGGTTTGCCTGATCCCCCTTGctctgtgaggcatgagagagtatcgatcagcCTTCAGTATCGATGAGCCTCTGCTATGCTTTGAATTAATATTGTCAACATGTTTGTAAATCGGAGTCTGTGAACTCTAATTAACTATTCTTTCAGAAATTTTTCTATGTTTacagttttgaaggcatttatttgtgttgatgaatgaatgttgaagcctttcaatgctttctggtaaaaagtattaGCATATTATTTGTGTAGTAAATTTattgcaaatcatacgaggagttgtcctctaatgcagaggttgaattttattaattcattcaactGTTGGTAGTTTGTGTCCTTTTATAAAGGATGAAACAAAGTTATATTtttgcttaaggaagataattgttaagatttcaaaaaggggcaaaacTATTTACCAACAGATatttggtgactctactagggaatcGGATCATAAGACTGGTCACCTAGTTGCAAGACTAGAGTTaaagagatatactaggtcccaaagaagggagggGGTAGTCGATTATGTCTTTCAGGAGTTACATAACCTAAATTTTTAACCCACTTTTTCACCTCAAAGAAgagcaagaagtaggcctccttccccaTCACCATCATCTCCTGTGTCCTCAGTTTGTCAAGCTCTGACCTTGCATGGTATTgctttaccaaatataatcaaccCAACTCCACTCAATAGCATACTTCCAATGGTagtaaataatccttggggggcTGTTGTAGGTCCATTAACCTTAGGTTTGAATCTCAATCCCTTACCCAAAGGTGCtagagatcacttgccaaaatttagtggagATGGAAAAATCACCGTTGATGAgcatctgaatgcattcaatgtggCTTGTGGGATGATAGCGTTCAAAATAAAGATGTCGCTATGAGATTGTTTGTCCAGATACTAACTGGAGTAGCAGAtgattggttttatcacttaccaaatagtgtgataacaacctAACAAGATCTGAAAACAAGGTTTGAGGAAAGGttgaaagtggttgaagatgaacATTCTCTCCTTGCTCAATTGGCCCAGTTAAAGAAAGAAATTCTAGAATCTGTGAGAgactttgtagcaaaatttgataagattgtgcATAAAATTCTAGTTAATCAAAAGCCCTCATATGATAATCTAAAGTGTTTCTTTATCAATTCTATGCCTTCAGAAATAGGTTTCCTAATTCGCAGGCAAAGAGTTGCAGATTTAAATGTTGCCAAAAGActgaccattgagttggaagatgatTTAATCACGACGGGTAAATGGAATAGAGAAGTGTAGACACCCATTGCCCAACCTTCAACTTCCCTTGACCTTGTAATCCAACgactaatgaatgatgtaatttcccTTAAAAGAAAATTGCCTAAAGCCAACACCTCATACCCATCTCCCTATCAAGATGTACCCAAGAGGAATACAAACTAGTCTTTGGGCTATGAGAACAAGACTCTGCAATTACACCCTACTCAGCAAAGATTAGCCATCGAAGCACCTCCACCTAaagggagtatgtgtgtttttcatctcactgatgaacatgatggtagttTCTATCCTGAGATGGTGCGTTACACACAATTGATGAATTTTAAAGATACCTCAAATGAGTGgggtgaagaagaatctttaaagcAACCTAGCGACTCTGAAATCTATTTCCTTGAATACGAGTCTGATTTGGAAAGAGcgggtgatattttggttacttttGAAGATCCTTCATGCAttgtgctcacaagaaatcaacaaaatgtaaaaccttGTGGTGTTTCTTCATCATCTGATGTGGATTTCAAAGGTAAGGGGTTTGATCCAAATTTtcataacaatgataaaaaattgcaagaaCCTTCATTTTTAAagcctgttgaaaaagaaagttcatttgatattgtagaattttgcaaatcatctcaaattcaaattacacctACCGAGTACCTTAAGATAAATCCTAAAGAACTAGATAGGCTTGTACAATTTGTAAAAGGGAATAATGTACAACGGGCCAATGTGACACAACAATCAGTAAATGCCATATTGCCCTCACATAGTAATGAACTGGTTCACCCTGTGGCTTATGCAAATATGCCTAAAATACCTGCTCTTCAAACAGATGATTATGTACCTGTCCTTGAGTCAAAATCAAAACCCTTTTACATATCATTATTCATAAATGGTCACAAGTTGattaattgtattatagattcagttGCATTTGACAATATTATGCCTTCTGCAGTGGCTAAAGCATTAGGGGTGTCCTTGACAAAAACTTTTGACAGATGTTATTCTATGGATTCAAAGCAAATTCCTTTGCTAggtcaaattaaggatgctcaagtagttcttgcttcCCACCCAGATAAAAGAATTAAGTTGACTATTCTGATAGCTGACATCCCAGCTAGCTATGGCATGCTGCTAAGTCATACTTTTTGTAGGGATTTAGGTGGTAAAATTAAAATGGATTTGTCTCAAGCTACAATCCCTGTTGGAAAATAGCGAGTCATTCTGCAGCCTGAACCAAAGTATAAACTCACTGTTTTCCCTTCTGATGACCCAAGAGCTCAAATTCTATACCATGATTGTCAATTTGGAAACTACATTATTTTATCAGATAATGAGGTAGTGGAAGATCCATTGCAACCTGAGGGAGAAGAAAGCATGtggttaatggagtttgatggtagttgtgcagTGTCAGGTTCAGGTGTAGGGGTAGTGTTAATCCCACCTTCTGGAAATCATATTCCTTTCTCTTTTAAATTAGAATTCAAGAATACCAAAAATATGTCCGAGTATGAAGCTTTGTTGTTAGGTTTAGCCGAAGCTAAGAGATCGGGAGTGAAACTCCTATGAGTTAAAGGAGATGCTGAATTGATTGTAAAACAGGTTAGAGGGTTGTTTAATGttaaaaatgaaagattgaaatactATCGGAATAGGATTTGGGACGAAATCAAAGATTTTGATGTCTTTCCATTGAATCAATACCTAGTGAGCTGAATTCAAAAGTAGATTCATTAGCAATCTCAGCTTCATTGCTCGTCCCACATCCTGAATTTGTTAATGATATTTACAAAGTAGAGTTGATATATCGGCCCTGTGTCCTAGACAACTTTGAtttttggcaagtgtttgaaagcgATAAACAAATCAATAATTTTATGCAAAGTGTAGACATATTTTCTGCCATGTATTTTTAAGGTTCAGATGCAGAGTGCAAAGAATTTTCGCCAGAACGAGCTAAGGAGTTTCCTGATGGAATCATGCagttgaaaggaaacaagatccctaaaGGGTTGGTTTCATTGGAGCACCCATTTGATCGTCATGATGCCTACAAGAAGAATAAAGGTGACAAGTCCCCAGAGGTTCAGGATATTAGAGGTTACGAAAAGATCAATATTAGTACCGAGAATGAACCTAAATATATCAATTTGGGAAAGTGTTGTACGCCTGCAGAAAAGGAGAGGTTCATTAGTCTTCTATTGGAGTTCAAGGACATGTTTTCTTGGTGCTATGATGATCTTAAAAATTTCAGAGAGGGAAAATTCTAGCATCAGATTCCCCTGAAACCTGGAGCAAGCCCTTTCCGGAAAAAGCTTAGAAGCTTCAATCCAAAAGTAGCTGAGGCTATATTTCAAGAAGTGGATAAGATGTTAAAAGCCAAGATTATATATGCCATCcttcattctacatggatagctaaTATCGTACTTGttagaaaaaaaaaaggagaaataaggatctgtgtagattttaggaatctaaatcaGGCAGCTtaaaagataactatccattaCCAGCCATGTACCACATTCCACAAACAGTTTCAGGATTAGAGATGATGTCCATACTCGATGTATTTTCGGGACATAACCAGATTAGTGTTTAGGATGATGATCAACATAAAATTGCCTTTATTACTCCCTGTGGTACATTTGCATATAACTGAATGCCCTTTGATTTTATTAACGCAAGAGAGACATTTCAGCGTGCTATGGATTTATCATTTGGTCACTTAAAGGATAAGATTATCATTGTATATCTAGATGGCTTAACAATGTTTTCAAAAAGAAGAAAGCATCACTTGCGGGACCTGAGATAAGTGTTATAGAGGTGCCGTgagcatggggtatccttgaaCCCGAAGAAGTCGGTATTTGGAGTCACAGAGGGTAAGTTGCTTGGtcatattgtttctaaggaaggggtgaaaatagatccTGAGAGGGTAAGAGAAATTCAATAGCTAACTCTACCATCAAGTAGGAATATCGTTAGATCCTTCTTCAGAcaggtaaattttctaaggaggttCATCCTGGATTTTGCAGAGACTACCAAATACATTGTGAGTTTGATGAGTGAGAGACAAGTttttaaatggaatgaggagggGAAGAAGGTGTTTGAATCAATTAAGAATGCTATTGGTCATGTGCCTGTTCTGGTTAATCCTGATTTTAGCAAGGATTTTGTTATCTACTATTATGCCTCAGAGCACACTATGTCAGGAATTTTATTTCTCTAGGAATGAGGATAATGATGAAGTCCGATATCATTCATGAGTGTACCACTGAAAAAGAATGAATTGAAGTATTCAATAATGGAAAAAAAAGCATATGCAGTTGTGAAGGCTGTAAAGCAATTCAAGTATTATATTCTCCATTCCCATGCAATCATTTTTGTACCTCATTCAATAGTCAAGAGTATATGAATACAACAAGACATAGTATTGAATAATAGATCCTCTTGGGTGTCAAAAATGTAGGAGTTcaattgagacattaagcccacgaAATTGGTAAGAGGACAGAGTTTGTGCAAGCTAATTACTGAGAGTAAAGAGGAGGTGACAGAGGAATTTCCCTTAGTCTTGTTTGTTGGCCTTCGGGATTCCTGGTACGCAAATGTTGCTTACTACTTGACATATGGAGATTTCCTAGAACATCTTTCTGCAAAAGAGAAGAGGAACTTGAGGCTAAAAGCTGCTAAGtatgtcatttttaatgatgtattatataagAGGGGACTGGATGGGACCTTGCATTGTGTTGATAAATCGCTCCAAGAGTCTCTTTTGAAAACATTTCATGACAAAGCCTATGGCGGTCATTTCTTTTCAATGGTGACTGCCTACAAGATCTTGaggaattgttattattggccaggAATGTTTAGGGACGCATATGCATGGGTGGCCAAGTGTAAAAAATGTAATTTGTTCATAGGTAAACTGCATCTCACAACATTACCACTTTGACCCGTGGCTGTGGATGAACCCTTCAAGCAATGGGGTCTGGATTTCATTGGTCCCTTGACAACTACCTCTAGTGCAAAACACACCCATATATTGACAGCTATagactatttcactaaatgggttgaggccatTTTGGTATGAAAGACATCCTCAAAGGTTGTTTGTAATTTTTCGAAAGAGAATATCCTAGTTCGATTTGGGGTTCCGTTAAAAATTATGGCTGACAATGCTACTAATTTCTCTTCTTCTGAAATTTCTCTATTCTGCTATGACCATGGAATCTCCCTTGCTCACTCATCcgattattatcctcagggaaacAGTCAGGCTGAATCCAGTAATAAAAACCtcattaatatcatgaaaaaattagtgagTGAAAAATTTAAGGATTGGCATAAAAAACTATATGAAGCCCTTTGGGCTGACCGTACATCCCCAAAGAGGGAAATTGGGATGTCTCTTTTTGAACTGGTCTATGGTGTAGGCGCTCAGGTAGCACTTCCTTTGGAGTTGGCAGCTACTAAGCTACAAACTATCATTGAAGATGCTTATTTCCAGAATTCTCTAGAAAAGCGTATTATGCACTTGATGagaattgatgaagaaagggataaaCTAGTGGACCGGATAACAGAGCACCAGATGAGGCTGAAGAAGATATTTGACAAGCAAGAAAGGTCATGGAAGTTCATGCTAGGCGATCAACAACTACTCATCTGGGACAGAAGAAGAGAGCCCAAAGGAGCGCATGCCAAGTTCGAATCACTTTGGAAATgaccattcttgattcatgaggtaaaaggaccaaactctttcaaacttgcatatctaAATGGTATTGATCTTCCTCTGACCTATAATGGTCAAGATTTGAAATTATTTCAACTGTAAACCAGAGTCCCTCGTGGTTTTGTATATATTGTTTGGTTAATTTGTAGTTGGGTGTCTTTTTTGTTTAGTTTCTGTTTGAGTCTTTAAATAAAGTCTACTTGTGAAACTAGAGATTCTggagttcatttctagttccttcatagttctagtccccagtcagagccgatgtTAGTTCCCCCCCCTGCAATTTTCTCTTTTGAGTGTTCATACTCACGGGTTGCCTTTTTTGTGCCTTTACTTTCATCTGGTCATTTTTTTTCCTTCGTACTTGAACCGTTGAAAtctttctaaaaagttcaaaaggttcaaggttcaaagcattaGAAGAGAGTCATTTGTGGTCTTTGTCGTCTTGTGAGCAAGTGCGCTTTTATTATTCATCTTGAAGTTTTGAACTCGTTGAACTTtttttcaaatggttcaaggttcaaaatgccttttgtgaGTCGCGGCAATGTATCGTTGTATAATGAGCATGGGTCCATATGTTTTAAGTTGATTTGCggtcttgaactttgaaccaaatctcaagcggTTCAAAGGGCTAAAGGTTCTTGTTTAATAGTCCTTGTTGTTGCTCGTTCCCGGTATTGTTGTGTGTGTCACTCACTCACTATTATATttcttaaatgaacttgaaccgttgaactttttgtcaaatggttcaaggttcatgagttcatttcaaaactaactctaaggctttttggatgaaaatgaaagcggcatgacaagaaggaatattcccttttcAATAGTTTAAAATTTTGAATATGGAAAGTAATAATGAGTGCATCAAACTACTTGtgtggaagtgatggataattaagaaggtgttagATTTTGGTCATTTCACTGTTACTTCGCACGCTcaggtaaatcatgatgaagcgtatgtggctttatagatattttattgtctgattgaaggaaatgtatgaatttatttccatagttgAGAAGGTTGCAGTTGCCATACTTGAGCAAATTAGAGGCGCCAAAGGTAAAACGAGCTCTGATTTTCTAAGGAATTTCCGGTTTTCatggtggtaatgggtaagttCAGATGATTCTTCCTAAGCTGTGTTTCTTTAAGTTTTGAAGATTTATCGGTATAGAAAGAAAAATCTCTAAAATGTTGGAGTAGGATTctgccttgttttagaatttcttggttaagagtatagataggcagtatgaggccaatGCTGTGGAAGCTTGGTCAGACCTTGTGTCTAGTGAGTATTTTACCAGAATTAGAAGACACCTCCTTggttcatgtagatttaggggatttcctagaaagaaccaagaaccctctAACTGGTTTATTGATGGAGAAAATAGTTAAAAGCAGTCTTGTGGAAGCTATTGTGTTCCTGCTTATCACACCGTGTCCATATTTAGTGATGGCTTGCATGAACAGATATGACACAGAGAACAGATGCATCAGAAGTAGTAATGGTGAGTTTCTAGTCAGTATCAATAGAGAAACAGTAATGGCGCCAATGGGTATTCCAcacaaggatgaatatgaggactaGACCATTGGGAATTCGCATGTATATTTCTTGGAAAAGAAGAGCACGTACAAGAGCGTAATTGCTAGGAATTGGATCCTGAAAATTTAGAAAGGAGGGTCACAGTTACCAAAGCCCCTaactagagagcacttcatcacaaaAGTGTGGGATATTGTGATACTTTTAA is a genomic window of Cryptomeria japonica chromosome 7, Sugi_1.0, whole genome shotgun sequence containing:
- the LOC131856695 gene encoding uncharacterized protein LOC131856695; the protein is MADNATNFSSSEISLFCYDHGISLAHSSDYYPQGNSQAESSNKNLINIMKKLVSEKFKDWHKKLYEALWADRTSPKREIGMSLFELVYGVGAQVALPLELAATKLQTIIEDAYFQNSLEKRIMHLMRIDEERDKLVDRITEHQMRLKKIFDKQERSWKFMLGDQQLLIWDRRREPKGAHAKFESLWK